DNA sequence from the Caminibacter pacificus genome:
ATTGAAATCGTTAAAACCTCTTAATTTCATCTCTTCTTTTTGTTTTTTGAATTTTTTGAGTAAGTGACATACTTCTTCAAGTTTTTTATTTTTTACTTGACGATATTTTTTCAAAAAATCACAAATTTCTTTTATATCACTCATAATTTCTCCTTTTCATTTATACAAATACTCTTTTATCTCTTCTTTAATCTTATCATCAAGCCATTTTGGCTCAATCACTTTAATCTGTGGCAAAAAGCTTTTAACAAATCTTTTTATCTCCATTTCGTGAGTAATTTTAATCTCAAAAATACTTCCGTCAGGCAGTTTTTCAATCTCTTTTTGGGTAGGGTTTAAAGGAATTCTTTTTAAATATTTACTTGCCCATTCATCTGCTTTCAAGACAACTTTAAAAGGTTCTTTATTTGGCTCAAACCAAACATTTATTGCGTTATCGAGTTTTTCAAGAAAAGTAGGAGATATTTCAAAACTCTTTTTTAAAAATTTTAAATTTTTAATTGATTTTAAATGAAATGTTTTATATTTATCTTCATCAAGCGCCAAAAGATACCAATACCCTTCAAAATTTGCTATTTTAAGTGGCTTTACTTCATATTCATATCCGTTATCATAAGTAAACTTAATCATCCTTTTTTGTTTAATAGCATTCTCTATTAAATTAACATTTTCGATATAATCGCCAATATTTTCAATATGAAGTTTCATGTAAGTTGAGAGTGAATTTTGCTTGATAGTTTTTATAAAATCTTTAATATCATTATAAAATCCGGCTTCTTTAGCAAAATTTTCAATTGCTTCAATTGCTCCGGTTATTTCAGGATTTTTATTTGC
Encoded proteins:
- a CDS encoding helix-turn-helix transcriptional regulator; its protein translation is MRTKDTLRNLLKILNILYSGGYVTIKGLIEEYGIKDRTASRYLNEYLPDAGFSIEKVGRKFRLANKNPEITGAIEAIENFAKEAGFYNDIKDFIKTIKQNSLSTYMKLHIENIGDYIENVNLIENAIKQKRMIKFTYDNGYEYEVKPLKIANFEGYWYLLALDEDKYKTFHLKSIKNLKFLKKSFEISPTFLEKLDNAINVWFEPNKEPFKVVLKADEWASKYLKRIPLNPTQKEIEKLPDGSIFEIKITHEMEIKRFVKSFLPQIKVIEPKWLDDKIKEEIKEYLYK